Proteins co-encoded in one Conger conger chromosome 4, fConCon1.1, whole genome shotgun sequence genomic window:
- the tax1bp3 gene encoding tax1-binding protein 3, with protein sequence MSFIPGQPVTAVVERIEIQKLRHGDNLILGFSIGGGIDQDPGQNPFSEDKTDKGIYVTKVTPEGPAEGAGLVMGDKIMQVNGWDMTMVTHDQARKRLTKKNEEVVRLLVTRKSLEDAVRQSMMH encoded by the exons ATGTCTTTCATCCCAGGACAGCCAGTCACTGCTGTTGTG gAACGCATTGAGATCCAGAAACTGCGTCATGGTGACAACTTGATCCTGGGGTTCAGTATAGGAGGAGGGATCGATCAGGACCCGGGACAGAACCCCTTCTCTGAGGATAAGACTGACAAG GGTATCTACGTCACCAAGGTGACCCCAGAAGGGCCGGCGGAGGGAGCAGGCCTGGTGATGGGAGACAAGATAATGCAG GTGAACGGCTGGGACATGACCATGGTGACCCACGACCAGGCCAGGAAGAGGCTCACCAAAAAGAACGAGGAGGTGGTGAGGCTGCTGGTCACCAGGAAGTCGCTGGAGGACGCTGTCAGACAGTCCATGATGCATTAA
- the cib3 gene encoding calcium and integrin-binding family member 3 isoform X1 encodes MGNKQTIFTAQQLDAYQDCTFFTRKEIIRLFHRYRDLAPQLIPLDYTSKPDVKVPYELIGSMPELKENPFRQRIAEVFSEDGEGNMTLDDFLDMFSVLSEMAPRDLKAYYAFKIYDFNNDDFICKSDLEKTLNKLTRNELSEDESRLVCEKVIDEADLDNDGRLSMEDFQHMIVRAPDFLSTFHIRI; translated from the exons ATGGGGAACAAGCAGACCATCTTCACAGCACAGCAGTTGGATGCCTACCAG GACTGCACATTTTTCACCAGGAAAGAAATCATAAG ACTGTTCCACCGATACCGAGACTTGGCACCTCAGCTAATCCCCCTTGACTACACCAGTAAGCCAGATGTTAAGGTACCATACGAGCTGATTGGCAGCATGCCGGAGCTAAAG GAAAACCCTTTCCGCCAGAGGATAGCTGAGGTATTCTCAGAAGATGGAGAGGGGAACATGACACTGGATGACTTCTTGGACATGTTTTCCGTCTTGAGTGAAATGGCACCTCGAGATCTGAAAGCCTATTATGCCTTTAAGATTTATG ACTTCAACAACGATGACTTCATCTGCAAGTCGGACCTGGAGAAGACGCTGAACAAACTGACGCGGAATGAGTTGTCGGAAGATGAGTCGCGGTTGGTGTGCGAGAAGGTGATAGACGAGGCTGACCTGGACAATGACGGGCGGCTGTCGATGGAGGACTTCCAGCACATGATTGTCCGCGCCCCAGATTTCCTCAG CACCTTCCACATAAGGATATAA
- the cib3 gene encoding calcium and integrin-binding family member 3 isoform X2, with product MGNKQTIFTAQQLDAYQENPFRQRIAEVFSEDGEGNMTLDDFLDMFSVLSEMAPRDLKAYYAFKIYDFNNDDFICKSDLEKTLNKLTRNELSEDESRLVCEKVIDEADLDNDGRLSMEDFQHMIVRAPDFLSTFHIRI from the exons ATGGGGAACAAGCAGACCATCTTCACAGCACAGCAGTTGGATGCCTACCAG GAAAACCCTTTCCGCCAGAGGATAGCTGAGGTATTCTCAGAAGATGGAGAGGGGAACATGACACTGGATGACTTCTTGGACATGTTTTCCGTCTTGAGTGAAATGGCACCTCGAGATCTGAAAGCCTATTATGCCTTTAAGATTTATG ACTTCAACAACGATGACTTCATCTGCAAGTCGGACCTGGAGAAGACGCTGAACAAACTGACGCGGAATGAGTTGTCGGAAGATGAGTCGCGGTTGGTGTGCGAGAAGGTGATAGACGAGGCTGACCTGGACAATGACGGGCGGCTGTCGATGGAGGACTTCCAGCACATGATTGTCCGCGCCCCAGATTTCCTCAG CACCTTCCACATAAGGATATAA
- the hsh2d gene encoding hematopoietic SH2 domain-containing protein homolog: MNTKLQEKRDASLAWFSQFQLGCVSQNGVIPEWFHGIISRKSAEEMLQSKPAGYFLIRVGESRIGFTLSYRSEDCCRHFMINVLNNGQYTIVGEDTCHRSLQDLVAFHRRVPILPFNSLLTVACGKASKDKTDYVELFFPQRNAPTPDAFSNEVLHSSNTGQLQPSPSTPRSPPQLPPRTVCGDASRGVASTAVPIQFNPPGLYPAQDTEVAKLTLQSPVTANCVPPVPMPRKLRPTNSVLLEQAPELPSRTFLLHRTEQTDSGPHQLSPSSPASGEVHPGLGCRPPPAEQPRSRGVKSVVANLMQFKKKSLKQERGPEEHIYTEPAEPELPFAPSDSRLGTEPACEPLYQEILEERGFTEPDSGRVHNAGVPAVLTDGIPVEYLKPPPFAPGY; the protein is encoded by the exons ATGAACACAAAGCTGCAGGAGAAGCGTGATGCTTCTCTGGCCTGGTTCTCCCAGTTCCAGCTTGGCTGTGTTTCCCAAAACGGAGTCATTCCAGAGTGGTTCCACGGCATCATTTCcaggaa GTCTGCAGAGGAGATGTTACAGTCCAAACCTGCAGGCTACTTCCTGATTCGCGTCGGCGAGAGCAGAATAGGTTTCACCCTATCATATCG GAGTGAGGATTGCTGCCGTCACTTCATGATCAATGTGCTAAATAATGGGCAGTACACTATTGTAGGGGAGGACACCTGTCACCGGTCACTGCAGGACCTCGTAGCCTTTCACCGACGTGTTCCCATCCTACCGTTCAATAGCCTGCTGACTGTTGCCTGTGGCAAG GCCTCCAAAGACAAGACCGATTATGTGGAgttgttttttccccaaaggAACGCTCCCACACCTGATGCGTTCTCAAACGAAGTTCTCCACTCCAGcaatactggtcagcttcagccGTCCCCTAGCACACCACGCAGCCCCCCACAGCTTCCTCCTAGGACGGTCTGTGGAGACGCATCTCGGGGTGTAGCGAGCACTGCTGTTCCCATCCAGTTTAACCCTCCAGGGCTGTACCCCGCTCAGGATACTGAAGTAGCCAAACTCACCCTGCAGAGTCCAGTCACA GCAAACTGTGTTCCACCAGTTCCAATGCCCAGAAAACTGCGCCCCACCAACAGTGTCCTGCTGGAGCAGGCCCCGGAGCTACCCTCCAGAACCTTCCTTCTGCACAGAACCGAGCAGACGGACAGCGGACCCCACCAGCTCTCGCCATCGAGCCCGGCTTCTGGCGAAGTGCATCCCGGCCTCGGCTGCAGGCCTCCTCCTGCCGAGCAACCCAGGAGCCGGGGCGTGAAATCCGTTGTGGCCAACTTGATGCAGTTTAAGAAGAAGTCGCTGAAGCAGGAGAGAGGCCCGGAGGAGCATATCTACACTGAGCCCGCAGAGCCAGAGCTTCCGTTCGCACCTTCGGACAGCCGGCTGGGGACGGAGCCTGCGTGTGAACCCCTGTACCAGGAGATactggaggagagagggttCACTGAGCCCGACTCCGGCCGTGTACACAACGCCGGCGTCCCGGCCGTCTTAACAGACGGGATACCGGTGGAGTACCTAAAGCCTCCTCCGTTTGCTCCGGGTTACTGA
- the LOC133126821 gene encoding ras-related protein Rab-8A, with amino-acid sequence MAKTYDYLFKLLLIGDSGVGKTCVLFRFSEDAFNSTFISTIGIDFKIRTIELDGKKIKLQIWDTAGQERFRTITTAYYRGAMGIMLVYDITNEKSFDNIKNWIRNIEEHASADVEKMILGNKCDVNDKRQVSKDRGEKLALEYGIKFMETSAKANINVENAFMTLARDIKAKMDKKLEGNSPQGSSQGVKITTEQKKSSLFRCVLL; translated from the exons ATGGCGAAGACTTACGATTACTTGTTTAAACTATTATTAATCGGGGACTCCGGAGTCGGGAAGACTTGTGTGTTGTTCAGATTTTCAGAAGATGCCTTTAACTCCACATTCATCTCCACTATAG gTATTGACTTTAAAATTAGAACAATAGAGCTAGATGGGAAGAAGATTAAGTTACAGATATG ggacaCAGCTGGCCAGGAGCGGTTCCGGACAATCACGACGGCGTACTACCGGGGAGCCATG GGGATCATGTTAGTCTACGATATTACCAACGAGAAGTCCTTCGACAACATCAAGAACTGGATAAGGAACATAGAAGAG CACGCATCAGCCGACGTGGAGAAGATGATTCTGGGCAACAAGTGTGACGTCAACGATAAGCGGCAGGTGTCCAAAGACAGGGGGGAGAAG CTGGCGTTGGAGTACGGCATCAAGTTTATGGAGACCAGTGCCAAGGCCAACATCAACGTGGAGAAC GCTTTCATGACGCTCGCCAGAGACATCAAAGCGAAAATGGACAAGAAATTG GAGGGCAACAGCCCCCAGGGCAGCAGCCAGGGGGTGAAGATCACCACGGAACAGAAGAAGAGCAGTTTGTTCCGCTGTGTCCTGCTGTGA
- the LOC133127054 gene encoding small ribosomal subunit protein eS27-like, whose amino-acid sequence MSHAMDLMYPAFEVEGRRHKKKRLVQSPNSYFMDVKCPGCYRITTVFSHAQRVVPCAGCSFILCQPRGGKCRLTEGCSFRRKPR is encoded by the exons atgtcg CATGCCATGGACCTGATGTACCCCGCCTTTGAGGTGGAGGGCCGGAGACACAAGAAGAAGAGACTTGTGCAGAGCCCCAACTCTTACTTTATGGATGTCAAATGCCCAG GCTGCTACAGGATCACGACCGTGTTCAGCCATGCCCAGCGGGTGGTACCTTGTGCTGGCTGCTCCTTCATCCTGTGTCAGCCCAGGGGCGGAAAATGTCGTCTCACCGAAG GTTGCTCTTTTAGAAGAAAGCCCCGCTGA